A single window of uncultured Methanospirillum sp. DNA harbors:
- a CDS encoding ABC transporter ATP-binding protein has product MTPIIQTTDLKKLYGDVTAVDGITLSVEKGALFGLLGPNGSGKTTMIKMLTGQIRQTSGSALVLSREVSSDPIWVRQQVGIIPEQETPPSFLTAMEYLNLVGSLRKLPDLRSRADWWFDFLDFADKKNVLCKDLSRGTRQKLMFTQAFIHQPELALIDEPLINFDPIMQRKIKDYLAEYVRSGRTIFISTHILSIAEEICSGFAILHKGRLLHTSTPQELSREEMNLDEFFLHLVGREKDA; this is encoded by the coding sequence ATGACGCCGATCATCCAGACCACAGACCTGAAGAAATTGTATGGAGATGTGACCGCTGTTGATGGTATTACCCTCTCGGTTGAAAAGGGGGCTCTCTTCGGATTGCTCGGTCCGAATGGGTCAGGCAAGACCACCATGATCAAGATGCTGACCGGGCAGATTCGGCAGACCAGTGGATCTGCCCTGGTGCTCAGCCGGGAGGTATCCTCTGATCCCATATGGGTCAGACAGCAGGTTGGGATCATCCCAGAACAGGAGACACCACCGAGTTTTTTGACCGCAATGGAGTACCTCAATCTGGTTGGATCGCTCAGGAAACTCCCTGATCTCCGGAGTAGGGCTGACTGGTGGTTTGACTTTCTCGACTTTGCTGACAAGAAGAATGTACTCTGTAAGGATCTCTCAAGAGGAACGCGGCAAAAACTCATGTTCACACAGGCGTTTATCCATCAGCCTGAACTTGCCCTGATCGATGAGCCGCTCATCAACTTTGATCCTATCATGCAGAGAAAGATCAAGGACTATCTAGCAGAGTATGTCAGGTCAGGGAGAACAATATTCATCTCAACCCATATTCTCTCGATAGCCGAGGAGATCTGTTCAGGTTTTGCCATTCTCCATAAAGGTCGCCTTCTTCATACCAGCACACCACAGGAGCTTTCAAGAGAGGAAATGAATCTGGACGAGTTCTTTTTGCACCTGGTGGGAAGGGAGAAAGATGCGTAA